From the genome of Mycobacterium dioxanotrophicus, one region includes:
- a CDS encoding FAD-dependent monooxygenase — MRVSSIPVAEHAVVVVGGGPTGLVLAAELALAGVDVVVIERRTDQNLVGQRAGGLHARTIEIFDQRGIADRFLQQGRPAQVSGFAQIRLDISDFPTRHPYGLALWQNHIERILADWVDELQVPIRRGREVAGIAADDDGVDIELTGGQFLRARYVVGCDGGRSVVRKAVGIDFVGWDPTTSYLIAQVDMASDAEPEWGIRRDAVGVHALAMPEQDGEPLRVMVTEQQLGGAGAPTLADLSRALIAVYGTDYGVQSPTSISRFTDAARQAVSYRAGRVLLAGDAAHVHHPIGGQGLNTGVQDAVNLGWKLAQVVHGLSPESLLDTYHAERHPVGARVLHNALAQLALLRQDDRTKALHDSVSELLGMQEPRTRFGAMMSGLDIHYPLTCHGEQHPLLGHRMPDLDLVTADGPARVFGLLHAARPVLLNFAEPGVFDIAPWSGRVQSVDAKHVGAWELPVLGVVPTPEAVLIRPDGHVAWVGDARGAGLTDALTTWFGPPATAA; from the coding sequence ATGCGGGTGTCATCGATTCCGGTAGCCGAGCACGCGGTCGTCGTCGTCGGGGGAGGGCCGACAGGCCTGGTGCTGGCGGCTGAGTTGGCGTTGGCGGGCGTCGACGTCGTGGTCATCGAGCGGCGCACCGATCAGAACCTGGTCGGACAGCGGGCCGGCGGACTGCATGCCCGCACCATCGAGATCTTCGATCAGCGCGGGATCGCCGATCGGTTCCTCCAGCAGGGCCGCCCGGCCCAGGTGAGCGGATTCGCCCAGATTCGCTTGGACATCAGCGACTTTCCCACCCGGCATCCGTACGGGCTGGCGCTGTGGCAGAACCACATCGAGCGCATCCTGGCCGACTGGGTCGACGAGTTGCAGGTGCCGATCCGTCGCGGCCGAGAGGTGGCGGGCATCGCCGCGGACGATGACGGTGTCGACATCGAACTGACGGGCGGGCAGTTCTTGCGTGCCCGGTACGTCGTCGGCTGCGATGGGGGACGCAGCGTGGTGCGCAAGGCTGTCGGCATCGACTTCGTCGGGTGGGATCCGACGACGAGTTATCTGATCGCCCAGGTCGACATGGCGTCGGACGCCGAGCCCGAATGGGGCATCCGGCGCGACGCCGTCGGTGTGCACGCCCTCGCGATGCCCGAGCAGGACGGTGAGCCGCTGCGGGTCATGGTGACTGAGCAGCAGCTCGGTGGGGCCGGCGCACCGACCCTCGCCGATCTGAGTCGGGCACTCATCGCGGTGTACGGAACCGACTACGGAGTCCAAAGTCCCACTTCGATTTCCAGGTTCACCGATGCCGCACGGCAGGCCGTGTCGTATCGCGCTGGTCGGGTCCTGCTCGCCGGCGATGCCGCGCACGTGCACCACCCGATCGGAGGGCAGGGACTCAACACCGGTGTGCAGGACGCGGTGAACCTGGGTTGGAAACTGGCCCAGGTGGTCCACGGGCTGTCGCCGGAGAGCCTGCTGGACACCTATCACGCCGAACGGCATCCGGTCGGGGCGCGGGTACTGCACAACGCGCTGGCCCAGCTCGCCCTGCTGCGCCAGGACGACCGGACAAAAGCGTTGCACGACAGCGTGTCCGAGCTGCTGGGCATGCAAGAACCGCGTACACGCTTCGGTGCGATGATGTCGGGACTCGACATCCACTACCCGCTTACGTGCCACGGTGAGCAGCATCCGTTGCTCGGGCACCGGATGCCCGACCTCGATCTCGTCACCGCGGACGGCCCCGCGCGGGTGTTCGGCCTGCTCCACGCCGCTAGACCGGTGCTGCTCAACTTCGCTGAGCCCGGTGTGTTCGACATTGCCCCGTGGTCCGGCAGGGTTCAGTCGGTCGACGCGAAACACGTTGGTGCATGGGAGCTTCCAGTTCTAGGCGTGGTGCCCACACCGGAAGCCGTGTTGATCCGGCCCGACGGTCATGTCGCCTGGGTCGGCGACGCGCGCGGGGCTGGGCTCACCGATGCGCTCACCACCTGGTTCGGTCCACCGGCGACGGCCGCGTAG